The Cyclobacterium amurskyense genome contains the following window.
CAATGGCTCTAACTGATGAAGCGCCTTTGTCCATTATGATTTGGGCGGCTTTGCACATAGTGCCCGCAGTATCTACCAAGTCATCAATCATCACTACGTCTTTCCCTTCTACATCTCCTATCAACTGCATAGAAGCTACTTCATTGGCTCTTTTTCTGTGCTTATCACATACGACCATGTCTACTTCAAAATGCTTGGCATAAGCCCTGGTTCTCCCTACTCCTCCTACATCTGGCGAAGCGAAAATCAGGTTTCCTAAATCCAGACTTTTCAAATAGGGCACAAAGATAGCTGATCCATTCAAATGATCCAAAGGAATATCAAAGAATCCCTGAATTTGACCAGCATGCAGGTCACAGGTCATTATTCTATCAGCTCCTGCTGAGGTGATCATATTGGCAATAAGTTTGGCAGCTATGCTAACCCTAGGTCTGTCTTTGCGATCTTGCCTTGCATACCCGAAATAGGGGATAACAGCGCATACTTTGTAAGCACTGGCTCTTTTTGCCGCATCTATCATTAAACATAGCTCCAATAAATTGTCGGCTGAGGGGTTCGTAGATTGTACCAAAAAGACATTGCAACCTCTAATTGATTCGTTGTAACTTGGGGACATTTCTCCATCGCTAAATTTTGCTAAAGTTAAGTCTCCAAGTGCCTGACCATAAGCTTTGGCAATACTTTGCGCCAAGAGTGGCGTGTTCGAACCTGAGAAAATTTTGGTCTCCGGCATGATATTATTTTTTTAGGTGGTTTTTGTTCAAAGGAAAAACAAATGTAAGAAAAAAAATACGGTTACCTTTTCTTGGTAAAAATAAAACAAAGGTATTTTATTTTTACCAATCCACCTATGAGACCAATTTAGGCTATTATAATTTCAATGAATCAATGTTTTTTAATAAATAATTAATTTCTTCCTGAATTTTTAAACCTAAATCAACCAGTTGTTCCTCCTGCTTTTGTTTATCAATATTTTCAGTAAGCTGCAAAAGAATAAAAAATCCTGAAGTGCTGGCCGAGTTTTTTAATTTCTGGCTGGCCTCTACTATTTTTTCTGCATCCCTTTTGTCAATGGCCTTGTCCAGAATTGCCTTGTTTTCTTCAAGATTTACATGGGCCACCTTTAAAAGCTCCCTGCCTATTTCCTTATCTCCATCAAACAAATCTAACAGATGGGTTTTGTCAAAATGCTCTGGTTTGTAGGTAAATTTATTTATTGACTCATTTTCATGTTGTGGAGCTTCTGTGTTTCGAGTCTTCAGCAGATTTACAATTCTTTTTGTTAGTTGACCCTGAACCAGTGGTTTACTGATATAATCATTCATGCCAGACTCTATGCATCTTTCTCTTTCACCTTTTACAGTACCTGCTGTCAAAGCAATGATAGGGATGTCTCTACCATGATCAATGGTTCTAATGGCTTTGGCTGTTTCGTAACCATTCATTATTGGCATCTGAATGTCCATAAGGATAAGATCAGGATTATTGCTGATCACATATTCGTAAGCCATTAAGCCGTTTTCTGCCTCTGTTATTTTTATGCGAGGGCTTATTTTTGATAAAATTATCTTCGATAACTTCATGTTGACCGGATTGTCCTCGGCTATTAAGACGCTGAAATCCTGGTTCAATAGGAAGTCGTTCGACTCTGGGATATCTTGAGTTATTGTTTTTCCTTCAGTTTCTGAGCTATTCAACTTACTAAATATTTGAACCATTTGATGGTTTTTAATTGGCTTAATCAATCTGTGTTTGACATTAAAAGAAGCAAGCTGCTTTAGGTCAAGGTCATTGTCACTGGAACTGGAAAGTAAAACAATTGGCACTTTAGCGATGGTTTCATTTTTTAAAGTACGTATCTTCCCTATTGTCTCCATACCATTTAAGAACGGCATCCTCAAGTCCATTAATATTAAATCTAGAGGCCATTCTTTTTCTAAAATGCTGAGACCTTCCAAGCCATTGCTAGCTTCCAAACACTGTATGTTTTTTACTTCTAGGATTTCTTTAACCAAATACCTATTTGTTTGGTTATCATCAACTACCAATACTTTCTTTAGTCCATAGTTTTCAGGGTGTTTTTCTTCTTCACCCTGCTCTGCTTTAAGGTGAATATCAAAATAAAAAAGACTGCCTTTATTCTGGTCACTTTTGAGTTCAAGTTCACTTCCCATTAAGTTTAACAACTTATTGGATATGGTTAGCCCTAGTCCAGTACCTCCAAATTTCCTGGTAGTACTTGCATCCTCCTGAGAAAAAGCATCAAAGATTTTATGTTGTTTATCTGGGGAGATGCCAATGCCAGTATCCCTTACAGAAAACCTAAATTTCATAGGTGAATTGGTTTGAATCTCCTTATCAAGGATTTCCACTTTTAACTCAACTTCTCCTTTTACAGTAAATTTTATTGCATTCGTTAATAAATTTACCAACACTTGACGAAGCCGGACATCATCTCCGTAGATAAATCTTGGTAGATGTGGAGAAAGATTCAAAATTAACTCTAAGCCTTTGGAATGAGCTTGGTAATTGATAATGTCTGTTACTTGCGTACCTAGTTCAAAAATATCAACCTTATCGATGGACAATTCCATTTTCCCAGCTTCAATTTTTGAGAAGTCCAGTATGTCATTTATTAAGTCTAGCAAAGAATGTGCAGAATGGTAAACTGTCTTCATGTATTGAAGTTGGGTTTCAGACAGTGGTGTTTTCATTAATAAGTCTGAAAATCCTATAACTCCGTTTAGCGGCGTTCTAATTTCGTGACTCATATTGGCCAAAAAGTCGGATTTAGCCTTATTAGCATTTTCCGCACTTTCTTTAGCTTCATTGAGCTGCGTATCAAATTCTTTCCTTGCACTTATGTCTTGATAAGTACCGTACATAAGGGTAGGATTTCCCTCATGGTCCCAGGAAAAAACTTTACCAACTTCTAAAACCCACACCCAGTGTCCATCCTTGTGTTTTAATCTTATTTCACTCTGGTAAAAATCGGTTTTTTTAGTAAAATGCTTATTTAGACCATTCTCTTTTTCTTTTAAATCATCAGGGTGGCACAATTTTTCCCAGTCTTTTTGAAAAAGGATGGTTTGCTCATCAATGGTATAACCAATGATTTCCCAAAACCTTTGGTTGACTAGGATTTGGTTCGTTTGCATGTTCCATTCCCATGTTCCCGTATTGGTGCTTGAAATAATGGCATTGAGCCGCTTCCCATTTTCCAATAAAGCCATTTCGGCCTTTTTTCTTTCGCTAATGTCATTGGTGATGCCGACCATACCAATTATTTCATCATTTTCTGTTTTTAGAGGTAATTTAGAGATTAAGCAATACCTTTTATTTCCATTTTTTTGGACTTGAACGACTTCCTTATTAATGATGGACCGGCCTTTTTTTATCACCATTTCATCTTCAGTTCTAGACTCTCTGGCCGTTACAGAGTTAAATAATTCTTCATCTTTTTTCCCTAAAACTTCTGATTCATCTTCAAGACCTAGATATTCCAGCTCTTTTTTATTGATGAGCGTTTTTTCAAATTCGATGTTTTTGGTGTAAATGTTTATTGGAATATTGTCTATGATGGTTCTTAAAAGTGACCTCTCCTTATTGATTGAAACAGCGGCGGATTCCAATTCCTGATGTGCCTTAAGTGCTTGAGAGATGTCTATACCATTACATAGTACAAAAGACTTACCAAATAATGGTTCGAACAATACATTGTTTATTTGAAATGTAACGACATTACCTAACTTAGAAGTGAGTCTGACGATTCCATTGAATGCTTTATTCGTTTTTATTTTAACTAAATAGTCAAGATAGTTGTCTTGATTTTGGGCCAAGTCTGACATATTCATCGTCAAAAGCTCCTCAACTGTGTATTCTAATATCCTGACTCCTGACTTATTAATGTGCAAAATATTTCCCTCTAAGTCGTGCTTTACCATTAACCCTTGGGTGTTCTCGAAGAAATCCCGGTATTCTTTTATGTTGTCTTGAGCCTTTATCTCTTCGCTTTTTTGATGACTTATATTGTTAACAATACAGATCACTTCATTTTCTGAAGTAGACAATTTTTCAAAACTAACCTCAAACCATTCTACTTTACCATTGATTTCAAGGCTGTATTCCTTTTGTTGGATTTTTTCGGTTTCTATAGCATATTTAAATAGTTTCTCAAACAAAACCTTTGTTTCTGGAGGAAAGTCTAAGTCACTTATTTTCCTGTTAATAAATACATTAGGGGAAAATTTTAAATATTCGTCTTTTGCTGTGAAATAGTCCGTAATAGCAAAGTTTCTATCGATTAAGAAAACAATGTCCCCGACGTTTTTAAGTGCGTTTCCTGTTTTTTTGGTGAAGAAGTTAAGGTCGTGATTTTTTAAACTTAATTCAATTCTTTTTTGAACCTCCCCTGACAATACCCTCAGGGTTTTTATTTGGTTGATCTGAAGTTTACGAGGTTTAAAGTCCATTACACACAATGAACCTATAGGGAATCCATTTTCGGAGAGAATTGGAAAGCCTTGATAGAATGCAATAGGTTTACCTTCAAATTCAAGTTTACCACCAGAATAATTATCCTCTTTCGAAAAGTCTTCAATTTCTGAAACCCCGGTTTTTATGAGGAAATGAAAGCCTTCATTATCCTTGCGTAATAATTCACTTTTTGATAACCCTATTTTCGATTTAAACCAAATCCTATTTTTGTCTAGAATCGTCACCAATGCAATTGGTGTTTGACATGTATCCGCAACTAATTCGGTTACATCATCAAAATTTATATCAGGCATACTGCCCAATGTTTGAATAGCATTTACAGCTTTCAACCAATTTGCGTCCCTTTCTGGATCTTTGTAATCGGAAATACTCATTAGGGGTAATTCATTCTATTAAAGGGTGATTTTAAAGAAAATTACAAGTATTTCCTAAGAAAAGCCCTTGTAATTTTTATGTTGTCCGCGTGGAAAAGTCCATCATAATATTCGATAATCAAAATAAATCATTTATATAGCATTTTTCATTATGTGA
Protein-coding sequences here:
- a CDS encoding PAS domain-containing hybrid sensor histidine kinase/response regulator, which gives rise to MSISDYKDPERDANWLKAVNAIQTLGSMPDINFDDVTELVADTCQTPIALVTILDKNRIWFKSKIGLSKSELLRKDNEGFHFLIKTGVSEIEDFSKEDNYSGGKLEFEGKPIAFYQGFPILSENGFPIGSLCVMDFKPRKLQINQIKTLRVLSGEVQKRIELSLKNHDLNFFTKKTGNALKNVGDIVFLIDRNFAITDYFTAKDEYLKFSPNVFINRKISDLDFPPETKVLFEKLFKYAIETEKIQQKEYSLEINGKVEWFEVSFEKLSTSENEVICIVNNISHQKSEEIKAQDNIKEYRDFFENTQGLMVKHDLEGNILHINKSGVRILEYTVEELLTMNMSDLAQNQDNYLDYLVKIKTNKAFNGIVRLTSKLGNVVTFQINNVLFEPLFGKSFVLCNGIDISQALKAHQELESAAVSINKERSLLRTIIDNIPINIYTKNIEFEKTLINKKELEYLGLEDESEVLGKKDEELFNSVTARESRTEDEMVIKKGRSIINKEVVQVQKNGNKRYCLISKLPLKTENDEIIGMVGITNDISERKKAEMALLENGKRLNAIISSTNTGTWEWNMQTNQILVNQRFWEIIGYTIDEQTILFQKDWEKLCHPDDLKEKENGLNKHFTKKTDFYQSEIRLKHKDGHWVWVLEVGKVFSWDHEGNPTLMYGTYQDISARKEFDTQLNEAKESAENANKAKSDFLANMSHEIRTPLNGVIGFSDLLMKTPLSETQLQYMKTVYHSAHSLLDLINDILDFSKIEAGKMELSIDKVDIFELGTQVTDIINYQAHSKGLELILNLSPHLPRFIYGDDVRLRQVLVNLLTNAIKFTVKGEVELKVEILDKEIQTNSPMKFRFSVRDTGIGISPDKQHKIFDAFSQEDASTTRKFGGTGLGLTISNKLLNLMGSELELKSDQNKGSLFYFDIHLKAEQGEEEKHPENYGLKKVLVVDDNQTNRYLVKEILEVKNIQCLEASNGLEGLSILEKEWPLDLILMDLRMPFLNGMETIGKIRTLKNETIAKVPIVLLSSSSDNDLDLKQLASFNVKHRLIKPIKNHQMVQIFSKLNSSETEGKTITQDIPESNDFLLNQDFSVLIAEDNPVNMKLSKIILSKISPRIKITEAENGLMAYEYVISNNPDLILMDIQMPIMNGYETAKAIRTIDHGRDIPIIALTAGTVKGERERCIESGMNDYISKPLVQGQLTKRIVNLLKTRNTEAPQHENESINKFTYKPEHFDKTHLLDLFDGDKEIGRELLKVAHVNLEENKAILDKAIDKRDAEKIVEASQKLKNSASTSGFFILLQLTENIDKQKQEEQLVDLGLKIQEEINYLLKNIDSLKL
- a CDS encoding ribose-phosphate pyrophosphokinase — its product is MPETKIFSGSNTPLLAQSIAKAYGQALGDLTLAKFSDGEMSPSYNESIRGCNVFLVQSTNPSADNLLELCLMIDAAKRASAYKVCAVIPYFGYARQDRKDRPRVSIAAKLIANMITSAGADRIMTCDLHAGQIQGFFDIPLDHLNGSAIFVPYLKSLDLGNLIFASPDVGGVGRTRAYAKHFEVDMVVCDKHRKRANEVASMQLIGDVEGKDVVMIDDLVDTAGTMCKAAQIIMDKGASSVRAIATHGVLSGKAYENIENSVLSELVITDTIPASQESSKIKVLTVAHLFAKAIHAVTGNTSISSLFI